The Lewinella sp. 4G2 nucleotide sequence TCTTGGGCTGCAATTCATCAAGCAGCACCTTCAGTACCGGCAGGTAAGTCCGGGTGGGGCTGAGTACCAATTTTCCGGCGGGCATGGTTTGGCCATTTCCGAGGTCCACCTCCTCCGTAAGTGAGCGGGAACCCGTGTAGATCACTTCTCGGGGGACTTCGGGGTCAAAGCTCTCGGGGTATTTATCTGCGTAATCGTGTTTGAATACGTCGTGGCGGGCACTCGTGAGTCCGTTGGACCCCATGCCGCCGTTATATTCATCTTCGTAGCTCGCCTGCCCGTAGCTAGCCAGGCCCACGATGACATTTCCCGGCTGAATGTTGTTGACCACCAATTTATCACGGCGTAAACGGGCAAAGGTGGTGTAGCCCACGTCGATCGTCCGCACTATGTCCCCTACGTCGGCGGTCTCGCCACCGGTCAAGTGGAGGCCTACTCCCTGGTCGGCCATGCGGTCCGCAAATTTTTGGGCACCCTGAATGATGGTCGCCAGTACTTCGCCGGGAATCCGGTTCTTATTGCGGCCGATCGTGGAGCTGATCAGGATGTTGTCGACCGCGCCGACGCACCCCATATCGTCGAGGTTCATTACGAGGCTGTCCTGCACGATGCCTTCCCAGACACTCAGGTCACCCGTTTCCTTCCAGTAGAGGTAGGC carries:
- a CDS encoding AIR synthase-related protein, with product MTSKYEQRGVSATKSEVHEAIKGLDKGLYPKAFCKVLPDVAAGDAEWCNIMHADTAGTKTSLAYLYWKETGDLSVWEGIVQDSLVMNLDDMGCVGAVDNILISSTIGRNKNRIPGEVLATIIQGAQKFADRMADQGVGLHLTGGETADVGDIVRTIDVGYTTFARLRRDKLVVNNIQPGNVIVGLASYGQASYEDEYNGGMGSNGLTSARHDVFKHDYADKYPESFDPEVPREVIYTGSRSLTEEVDLGNGQTMPAGKLVLSPTRTYLPVLKVLLDELQPKISGLIHCTGGAQTKVVKFIDDVRVVKDNLFAPPPLFDLIRKESGTNWREMYQVFNMGHRLEVYLPEAEAAAVLDIAARFNIDAQIVGRVEEAAKPTVSLHLPNGVEDYFE